In the genome of Carnobacterium pleistocenium FTR1, one region contains:
- a CDS encoding lipoate--protein ligase family protein encodes MKINDNKSFLTDHSYELYQAETMPFANQTISHFALTDSLLRYAGKYQKNILHFWPISNLVILGMMDTKLPYFKDALDVIERYSYPYIVRNSGGLAVVGDEGVLNFSLILPENPKQKMTINAGYEYMLQLINDSLKSYGKTCLAYEIKDSYCPGDYDLSIDGKKFAGISQRRLKNGVAIMIYISVNGSQLKRAEMIRDFYQAGLKGETVKWHFPSIDPTVMATLEELLHISLTVAKMKNLIQATLLKNNCTIILGDYSPEILTDYNEGFEKMIRRNQQMLGTSIDKELMK; translated from the coding sequence ATGAAGATCAATGATAATAAAAGCTTTTTAACCGATCATTCTTATGAGCTTTACCAAGCTGAAACGATGCCTTTTGCTAATCAAACTATTTCTCATTTTGCTTTAACGGATAGTTTATTGCGCTATGCTGGAAAATATCAAAAAAACATTTTGCATTTTTGGCCAATTTCAAATTTAGTCATACTCGGTATGATGGATACAAAACTGCCTTATTTCAAAGATGCTTTAGACGTTATCGAACGTTATTCCTACCCGTACATTGTACGCAATTCTGGAGGATTAGCTGTAGTTGGAGATGAAGGTGTATTAAACTTTTCTTTAATACTACCTGAAAATCCTAAACAAAAAATGACTATAAACGCTGGATATGAGTATATGCTGCAACTAATCAATGATTCTCTAAAATCGTATGGCAAAACCTGCTTGGCTTATGAGATAAAGGATTCTTATTGTCCGGGAGATTATGATTTAAGTATTGACGGGAAAAAATTTGCCGGCATCTCACAAAGGCGTTTAAAAAATGGCGTAGCAATCATGATTTACATTAGTGTGAATGGAAGCCAGTTGAAAAGAGCTGAAATGATTCGCGATTTTTATCAAGCTGGTTTAAAAGGAGAAACTGTAAAATGGCATTTCCCATCAATTGATCCTACTGTAATGGCTACATTAGAAGAGTTACTTCATATTTCTTTAACTGTTGCCAAAATGAAAAATCTCATTCAAGCCACCCTTCTTAAAAACAACTGCACCATCATACTTGGTGACTATTCACCGGAAATACTAACCGACTATAATGAAGGTTTTGAAAAAATGATCCGCCGCAATCAACAAATGCTTGGCACTTCAATTGATAAGGAGTTAATGAAATGA
- a CDS encoding HD domain-containing protein — translation MSSLYKGNILLPIEHVFRDPVHDYIHVQHQIILDLINSSEFQRLRRIKQLGTSSLTFHGAEHTRFTHSLGVYEITRRICDKFKRNYATQAPGDGGWDDNERLVALCAALLHDIGHGPYSHTFERIFKTDHEKITVAIITSPETEVHKVLSKVSEDFPEKVASVIKKTYPNPQVVQLISSQIDADRMDYLLRDAYHTGVNYGTFDLTRILRVIRPYKEGIYFQVSGMHAVEDYIVSRYQMYMQVYFHPVSRGMEVILDHLLKRAKKMYADPKIQFTDQLNLLVPFFKENFTLKDYLKLDDGVLATYFTLWKEEKDPILSDLATRFLDRHPFKSVNFSSKTDMALIENLKTIIREAGYDTDYYTAINNSYDLPYDFYRPNQDTNRTQIELVRQDGSLVELSKLSEIVSSITGKVRGDERFYVPKEFLKPGISDEITLFEHLYDEFNRYIKNGTIIDPNKLVEDSPK, via the coding sequence ATGAGCAGCCTTTATAAGGGTAATATTTTACTGCCAATCGAACACGTTTTTCGTGATCCAGTCCATGATTATATTCATGTTCAACATCAAATTATTTTAGATTTGATCAATTCAAGTGAATTTCAAAGATTACGAAGAATCAAACAATTAGGTACCTCTTCCTTAACTTTTCATGGTGCAGAGCATACACGTTTCACTCACTCTTTGGGTGTATATGAAATCACTCGTCGCATCTGTGATAAATTCAAACGCAATTATGCCACTCAAGCACCTGGTGACGGCGGCTGGGATGATAATGAACGATTAGTTGCATTATGTGCAGCCCTTTTACACGATATTGGCCATGGTCCCTATTCTCATACATTTGAACGTATTTTTAAAACGGATCATGAAAAAATCACGGTAGCTATTATTACCTCGCCAGAAACTGAGGTTCATAAAGTATTGTCTAAAGTGAGCGAAGATTTCCCAGAAAAAGTTGCCAGTGTGATTAAAAAAACTTATCCTAATCCGCAAGTAGTTCAACTCATTTCTAGTCAAATCGATGCAGACCGGATGGACTATTTATTGCGTGATGCCTATCATACAGGTGTCAACTATGGTACATTTGATTTGACCCGAATTCTGAGGGTTATTCGTCCTTATAAAGAAGGTATCTATTTTCAAGTGTCCGGTATGCATGCAGTTGAAGATTACATCGTTAGTCGTTACCAAATGTACATGCAAGTTTACTTTCATCCAGTCTCCAGAGGCATGGAAGTGATTCTAGATCATTTACTGAAACGAGCAAAAAAGATGTATGCTGATCCAAAAATCCAATTTACAGACCAACTAAACTTACTCGTTCCTTTTTTTAAAGAAAATTTTACTCTTAAGGATTATCTGAAATTAGATGATGGTGTTTTAGCAACTTATTTCACCTTGTGGAAAGAAGAAAAAGATCCGATTTTAAGTGATCTAGCTACACGTTTTCTTGACCGTCATCCGTTCAAGTCAGTTAATTTTTCTAGTAAAACAGATATGGCTTTGATTGAGAATTTGAAAACGATTATTCGTGAAGCTGGCTACGATACAGATTATTATACAGCTATCAATAACAGCTATGACCTTCCCTATGATTTTTACCGGCCAAATCAAGATACTAATCGCACACAAATAGAATTGGTTCGTCAAGATGGTTCACTTGTGGAACTTTCTAAACTAAGTGAAATTGTCTCTTCTATTACTGGAAAGGTCCGTGGTGATGAACGATTTTATGTACCAAAAGAATTTTTAAAGCCGGGAATATCTGATGAAATCACTTTATTTGAACATTTATATGATGAATTTAATCGGTATATTAAAAATGGGACTATTATTGACCCAAATAAATTAGTGGAGGACTCACCTAAATGA
- a CDS encoding folate family ECF transporter S component: MSGNKYDARSVSKIGLLMALEIVLTQFISIETPIVRVGFGFLPIAIIGMLYGPWIAGMASAITDVVGTVLFGGGVFFPGFTLSAFIGGMIYGLVLYKKPKSLKRIVLAILLVAVFVNLGLNTVWLTMLLDKAIVVIFPTRLLQNMILAPLNIAMLYFVVQNKTLRKAIGIE; this comes from the coding sequence ATGAGTGGAAATAAGTATGATGCAAGAAGTGTTTCAAAAATTGGATTACTAATGGCGTTAGAAATCGTTTTGACCCAATTTATTTCAATTGAAACGCCAATTGTCCGTGTTGGTTTTGGCTTTTTGCCAATAGCCATTATTGGGATGCTGTATGGTCCTTGGATAGCGGGAATGGCTTCAGCGATAACAGATGTCGTAGGAACAGTATTATTTGGTGGGGGAGTGTTTTTTCCAGGATTTACCCTATCTGCTTTTATCGGCGGAATGATTTATGGTCTTGTTCTCTACAAGAAACCTAAATCATTAAAAAGAATTGTCTTAGCGATTCTTTTAGTCGCCGTTTTTGTAAACCTAGGGTTGAATACGGTATGGTTAACGATGCTTTTAGATAAGGCAATAGTTGTCATTTTCCCAACTCGTTTGCTACAAAATATGATCTTAGCACCCCTCAACATAGCCATGCTGTATTTTGTTGTTCAGAATAAAACATTGCGAAAAGCAATTGGAATTGAGTAA
- a CDS encoding 2-hydroxymuconate tautomerase, translated as MGRRDFMPLVHIELVEGRTAEQKAGLVKDITQAVVKNTGATEDRVHVIIEDMKKSNYAVGGKLLG; from the coding sequence ATGGGAAGGAGAGATTTTATGCCATTAGTACACATTGAATTAGTTGAAGGACGGACCGCAGAACAAAAAGCAGGTTTAGTTAAAGATATTACGCAAGCAGTAGTGAAAAATACCGGAGCAACAGAAGACCGAGTTCATGTCATTATAGAAGATATGAAAAAAAGTAATTATGCTGTCGGTGGAAAATTGCTAGGCTAA
- a CDS encoding NUDIX domain-containing protein produces METFGLKIRDQAYLTRTGVHLVIFDPKIKKILLVSPPNGSYLLPGGEIEENETHKETAKRESIEELGFEIEIESFIGEAEDYYYSKYRQHYYHNPAYFYTVKLWKSVCEPLEDFNQLEWASIPEALIKLKRGSHKWAVKQYENNFLKTN; encoded by the coding sequence ATGGAAACATTTGGCTTAAAAATAAGGGATCAAGCTTACCTTACCCGTACTGGTGTGCACTTGGTAATTTTCGACCCAAAAATAAAAAAAATACTCCTCGTTTCGCCTCCAAACGGCTCTTATTTGCTGCCAGGTGGAGAAATAGAAGAAAATGAAACACATAAAGAAACGGCAAAAAGGGAATCCATAGAAGAATTAGGTTTTGAAATAGAAATAGAATCATTTATTGGGGAGGCAGAAGATTATTATTACTCAAAATACCGGCAACACTATTACCATAATCCTGCCTATTTTTATACAGTTAAGTTATGGAAATCAGTCTGCGAGCCTTTAGAAGATTTCAATCAATTAGAATGGGCATCTATTCCTGAAGCGTTAATTAAATTAAAAAGAGGTAGCCATAAATGGGCTGTAAAACAATATGAAAATAATTTTTTGAAGACAAATTAA
- the yidA gene encoding sugar-phosphatase: MTIELIAIDLDGTLLTPEKKISAKVKKTIEIAKTKGIKIVLCTGRPLPGVFPILEALNLQEEGDYVITYNGALVQQSQNGKAISHHTLNFESFLEIEEMSRQIGIHCHAIDEKHIYTANKDISPFSVRESFLVNMPIRYRTIEEMDPTLVISKMMMIDEPDLLDAAIVKLPKSFHDKYTILKSEPFYLEVLNKAASKGQALKDLAQILDIPKENIMAIGDNENDIDMIEYAGMGVAMGNAIASVKEICDYVTDTNEYDGVATAIETIAFENISIDSYSK; the protein is encoded by the coding sequence ATGACAATAGAACTAATCGCTATCGATTTAGACGGCACATTATTAACCCCTGAAAAGAAAATAAGCGCTAAAGTTAAAAAAACAATTGAAATAGCCAAAACGAAAGGCATAAAAATCGTTCTTTGCACTGGCCGACCTTTGCCAGGCGTATTTCCAATTCTAGAAGCCTTGAATTTACAAGAAGAAGGCGATTATGTCATCACATATAATGGCGCGCTAGTCCAACAATCACAAAATGGTAAAGCTATTTCACACCATACTCTAAACTTTGAAAGTTTTCTGGAAATTGAAGAAATGAGTCGCCAAATTGGAATTCATTGCCATGCTATTGATGAAAAACATATTTATACTGCTAACAAAGACATTAGCCCATTTAGCGTAAGAGAATCATTTTTAGTTAACATGCCTATTCGATACCGTACAATAGAGGAGATGGATCCAACTCTTGTGATCAGCAAGATGATGATGATCGATGAACCAGATCTTTTAGATGCTGCTATTGTTAAATTGCCAAAAAGCTTTCACGATAAATATACGATTTTAAAAAGTGAACCTTTTTATCTTGAAGTATTGAATAAAGCTGCCAGTAAAGGACAAGCACTAAAAGATTTAGCACAAATTTTAGACATACCTAAAGAAAATATTATGGCGATCGGCGATAATGAAAATGATATAGACATGATTGAATATGCTGGAATGGGTGTTGCCATGGGGAATGCTATCGCCAGTGTAAAAGAAATATGTGATTATGTTACCGATACAAATGAGTACGACGGCGTTGCTACAGCAATTGAAACCATTGCTTTCGAAAACATCTCCATTGATAGCTACTCTAAATAA
- a CDS encoding organic hydroperoxide resistance protein produces the protein MADSKLMYQTTAINTGGRNGESHLPDKSFSVRVSTPKDMGGPGQGSNPEQLFALGYSACFNSALEHMMKEDKVSGKSQVTATVELHSDPTDGGFKLAVKLDVGIDGQDDATTQDLAKRAHAYCPYSKATSGNIDVSVNAVAYEADK, from the coding sequence ATGGCGGATTCAAAATTAATGTATCAAACTACAGCAATCAATACTGGTGGAAGAAATGGGGAAAGTCATTTACCAGATAAGTCATTTTCCGTTCGAGTTTCTACTCCAAAAGATATGGGTGGTCCTGGTCAAGGAAGTAACCCAGAACAATTATTCGCATTAGGCTACAGTGCTTGTTTTAATTCAGCTTTAGAACATATGATGAAAGAAGATAAAGTCTCTGGTAAAAGCCAAGTTACGGCTACTGTTGAATTGCATTCAGACCCAACTGATGGCGGCTTTAAGCTTGCAGTAAAATTAGATGTTGGGATTGATGGTCAAGATGATGCTACTACCCAAGATTTAGCAAAAAGAGCTCATGCTTATTGTCCTTACTCTAAAGCTACTAGCGGTAATATTGATGTTTCAGTTAACGCTGTTGCTTATGAAGCAGACAAATAA
- a CDS encoding DUF1934 domain-containing protein: MDLSKGRVAQIHLETIISQGNETEKHVFDEAGKVVQMNSSYYIRFQETYESGIVPVTVKIDPAGIVTLTRKGETTTRMRFDKGERFETLYHTPQGAVSIETMTKNMQISYTDKPFSGRVYIEYDLFLGKEKLGDYKLELLFTI; this comes from the coding sequence GTGGATCTATCAAAAGGAAGAGTGGCTCAAATACATTTAGAAACGATCATTTCTCAAGGCAATGAAACCGAAAAACATGTATTTGATGAAGCAGGGAAAGTCGTCCAAATGAATTCGTCTTATTACATTCGCTTCCAAGAAACCTATGAATCAGGAATTGTTCCCGTAACGGTTAAAATCGATCCTGCTGGAATTGTTACCCTAACGCGTAAAGGTGAAACAACCACGCGCATGAGGTTTGATAAAGGAGAAAGATTTGAAACACTCTATCATACGCCACAAGGTGCCGTATCTATTGAAACAATGACTAAAAATATGCAAATTAGTTATACTGATAAACCTTTTTCTGGAAGAGTATATATTGAATATGATTTATTTTTAGGGAAAGAAAAATTAGGAGATTATAAATTAGAATTGCTTTTTACTATTTAA
- the rpoE gene encoding DNA-directed RNA polymerase subunit delta — MKLTQFDGQNKDELSMIEVAHAILDQKGEILDFVTLLKEVQDFLTINSKELASKTSQFYTDLNIDGSFISLGENRWGLRSWYPIDFIDEEVTQGNEDEAPRRKKRKKASAFVTGEDDIDYNDDDPEDDDSPEEEEDDNATTYGGRVNVDEHGVMVEDEDKEDLGEYKKDLSELGTDDEEDELPDGVEGELTIIEDEDEDDSDEEEYK; from the coding sequence GTGAAATTAACACAATTTGACGGGCAAAATAAAGATGAATTGTCAATGATTGAAGTAGCTCATGCTATCCTAGATCAAAAAGGAGAAATCTTAGATTTCGTAACTTTATTAAAAGAAGTACAAGATTTTCTAACTATAAACTCAAAAGAACTTGCAAGTAAAACTTCTCAATTTTATACAGACTTAAATATTGACGGCAGTTTTATTTCCTTAGGAGAAAATCGTTGGGGTCTGCGTTCATGGTATCCGATTGATTTTATTGATGAAGAAGTCACTCAAGGAAATGAAGATGAAGCTCCACGTCGTAAAAAACGCAAAAAAGCTAGTGCATTTGTTACAGGTGAAGATGATATTGATTACAATGATGATGATCCTGAAGACGATGATTCTCCCGAAGAGGAAGAAGATGACAATGCAACTACTTACGGGGGACGTGTGAACGTTGATGAGCATGGCGTAATGGTTGAAGATGAAGATAAAGAAGATCTTGGCGAATACAAAAAAGATTTATCTGAACTTGGTACGGATGATGAAGAAGATGAATTACCCGATGGTGTTGAAGGGGAACTTAC